The ANME-2 cluster archaeon genome includes the window TATTCTGCATATACTCCTTTTGTAAAACTTACGAGTATTGGCTTAAACTCAAAATCGTCGGCGTACCTGTTGGTCTCTGTTCTTGGATAACTGATAAATCCTGATAGGTACAGTTGCTCTGCGATCTCAAGGGACTGTTCGGGACTCATTCCCAAAAACTTTGATGCGCGCTTTAGGAATTCGGTCGTGTTCAATGGATATGGCGGATTGGTGGCTGCTTCTTTTACAGTCTTTTTTGTGATCGTTGCCACCTTGCAGTCCTTGATCCTGGAAAACACACAATCAGCTTTCGCTTTATCCTGTATATGCCCCCCGCGGTGCAGTCCTGTAAAATCAGAACCATGCGTGCTAAAAAGTGCTTCTATTTTCCAGAAATCCTTTGATTTGAAATTGCGTATCGCACGCTCGCGTTCGTACACGAACCCACAGGTTGGGGTCTGGCACGGTCCGATCGAGAGGACGCCTTTTGTGCGGACGCGCTCGCGTACCGATAGGGTTACGTATCTGGTAAACGCCGCTCCCATCTTTAAATCTAGT containing:
- a CDS encoding DNA topoisomerase, encoding MTTVVFTEKNKAAAQIAKILSSDSVSRISVEGVQVYDFKKNGRQWRVMGLAGHIMGYDYPEEYHNWHAVDPKVLLDTAPVKSVTKQSYANAITRLASSADEIILACDFDREGENIGFEARSIAEKVSKAPVKRARFSSLSTGEINRAFEEPVAPDENMAMAAEARQILDLKMGAAFTRYVTLSVRERVRTKGVLSIGPCQTPTCGFVYERERAIRNFKSKDFWKIEALFSTHGSDFTGLHRGGHIQDKAKADCVFSRIKDCKVATITKKTVKEAATNPPYPLNTTEFLKRASKFLGMSPEQSLEIAEQLYLSGFISYPRTETNRYADDFEFKPILVSFTKGVYAE